A stretch of DNA from Ranitomeya variabilis isolate aRanVar5 chromosome 1, aRanVar5.hap1, whole genome shotgun sequence:
ATTGCAGGTGCAGATAGCATAATACACCACATGCGTGGTACTGCAAGAAATGTAGCAAGTGATCCGGAAATCCCTACTTCCATCAGCAGAGGTAAAAGAAGTTGCTCAAACAATGTTACGACAAGCTACACAAGATCCACAAGGATAACACCCCATTTTTGTTTTCCAGCCCCAAAAGGGTTGGGGGGGGGTCAGTGAAATAATGGCTTCTCACTAACAAGTCCTTTAAATTTCTACCTCTCTTGGCTGTCATGAGTGGGCGATCCGGAATGAGACGTCTGAGGGTGGGTTCTTTTAGTACGGGCAGATCTTTCGTGACACCGGACCGTGCTTTACAGAGAAGTTTGTCTCTTGGTGCTCTTCTTGCACGCTGATAGCTCTGTTTGATACTCCTGTTACTGTACCCCCTCTCCCAAAATCTGTATACAAATGACAAACATTTTTGTTTTCCAGCCCCAAAAGGGTTGGGGGGGTCAGTGAAATAATGGCTTCTCACTAACAAGTCCTTTAAATTTATTCTGAATGAAAAACAATCCTTTGTTCCCTTCCTATGAGGTTGCTATTGTTATAAATGACCTTTATGTCCATTTTCTCCCATTTTAACGctgtttcttttctttttattgtttcattCAGTGACACATTGATGAATCACCTAAGGGTGATTTCTCGCTTTATACATCTGTTCCaaatattttcaaattttttggaCTGGATTAAAATCTGTTGTCATCGGCGGGACGGAGGATAACAAGAATTTTAGAAAATGAGTACTGTTAGATACCTCTTGTGTCCGAATATGGAATTCCACCAATTGCTGCCGATGTTCAATGTCCACCAATTTATGTCTTTTTCCATTGTTGTCACTGTTTTATATCCTATATTTGTCATGGTCACAGCGTGTATATTCACCAACTCTTCCTGAATAGGATGGCCACACTTTTTCCTCTAGTCAAAATGGCCGTCACGCGGCGTGCATACGCTGTATGTACCCAGTGTGTGCGTGTCCTGGAAGGCACCCATATGGCTCAGTGTGGGTCAGTGACGTCACAGGAAACATTTTCCTTGACCAGCACTGGCACCTGGATGGCCAGAAGTGACACGTCTGTGGCCGCGGACCTGCCCCCCATGCGCTCACATGAGCGTGACGCTATGATGAGTGGGTAAAGTTTTCCTATATATGTTCGTGAAGGGTTCTGGTGgaccacacagccccccgaggaagcaacacaaacgcgaaacgcgcgtcagggctttTGCTTGGCGTTTACAATTGTGCCCTGTTCCCcgttcccacatgggtaagcattaAATTTTGGCACTATTAGCGGCACTTTATCCCCTGATGTTTGGAAGCATGGCTTGTGATACGATATGTTCACTTGTTTACTGAGACTAATGAGGGTATTTCACACACATGCCCTGTCAGGGGCCTGGCATTAACTATCTAGGTGCCAATTGCAGTTGGTTACCATCTCAACTTGCACCTATTGGGAACACTGGCATTATCCCTTTAATGTGACTTTGTCGTAGTTTTTTAACTTTGTCTTGTATTATACCAGGGTTTTTTAACCCACACTATTTATTTGAGGTTTTGTTGTATATTAAAATAACTATTTTTTCACTACATATTTGCATGCAGCCTCAGTTTTTACTGTTCATTGGAGTGATTGCTCCATTGTCGTAGGTTTAGTATATTTCTgcctctcttgcagcattcctcatcatgtcctccagtgcAGAGCAGATCTCACAGAGTAGACAGGAGACTGTCACTATTAcccatgtggcaaaatatttatttttcttttcagaACCAATCCAGGGCAGACGAGCAGGAGCAGCATACTCTGGCCCAAGTTCTGGCCCAAGgtggcaagacggcgtgtaagtattcttgactgtttttggttattcttgactgtttttggttaCTCTTGACTATTTTTGgtttaagtgttttatctttacaaaattaatgtatttctttcatttctaggttccacaacgggaggaagCAGCCATTGATAATGACCGCCTCATCACATTGGTACAGgaacgagttccgttgtgggatacctgggagcagcagcactcggctgctgtggtgattcggcggctgtggaatgaggtggccgaagCGCTAATGGACTACTGGGACAATGCCACGCCACGAGTTCGAAAGgaatttcgtaagtattgcaatgtggtctgatgcggcagtggacctgaaggccgggatcacacaactgtgtgtgatgcgataaattcctgcgagtttctcgcatcacacacggttgtgtgatcctggcctcaagcagtggcgtaggaaggggggtgcgggggggtgggccgccccgggcggcacaatgcggggggtgggtcaccgggccgcagccggcgctgcagctgtttaacgctattgacgtgcgggcccgcgcccgcacgtcaatagttaacagccgccagccaatctgaggctggcagctgacgtcagtcccagcgtgcatgtcgccggcgtctgacgtcattatcagtcgccggcgagtgcacgcttcagctgcgtggagagagcaggagcgcggtcaggtaagcagaacttgttttttttttgcagtcccaATCATGTGATGGTAACATTCACCGGCGAAAGAATTTAACTTGTCCATCTGAGGTCTTATTTCTGCTGCATGGTTTTTTTATTCTAAAAAATCATCATAGAGAATTCAAATTCAGCGTACAGGCTTTACCAACTTACTCCGCTGCCGGGCCGATTGGTCATTTGGTGGGAGGGCGGGACTGTGTGTAGCAGCACCCAGACGTAGGCAGAAAGTGACGTCATTCTGGGAATGCTGGAGTGTCTGCAACCAGTCCCGCTCTTTTGCCGGCTACAGGAGTGCCATTCTGGTGGCCCGGGCCCTGGTCTGACCttactttatttttttgttattttgttacAACATTTGAAATCAACTTTACTCCCAAAGTGACAATTTAAAGTTTCAGTTAAACAATAAAGAGTTTTGTTTCTGTGCAtgttgtcctgactatttttggtaacctttgtgtgtattgagctgGGGGTGGGGGCGCCAAActtgggaacagccccgggcggcaaaagctctagctacgcctctggcctcaagtgcattgtttaacacatttttttttctctatttacagtgaacaaagtcaaaaccCATTGGCGTTCGTtgaaggattgcttcaacaaggacctgagacaggagatccaagttagcagtggtgctgcagcaaggatcgggAAATATAAGTACCACCGGGTGCTGGATTTCCTG
This window harbors:
- the LOC143793561 gene encoding uncharacterized protein LOC143793561; the encoded protein is MSGTNPGQTSRSSILWPKFWPKVARRRVPQREEAAIDNDRLITLVQERVPLWDTWEQQHSAAVVIRRLWNEVAEALMDYWDNATPRVRKEFLNKVKTHWRSLKDCFNKDLRQEIQVSSGAAARIGKYKYHRVLDFLRTVLAQRT